In the genome of Flexistipes sinusarabici DSM 4947, one region contains:
- a CDS encoding SLBB domain-containing protein, which yields MKKLILTLICSFAFIFLLNGVSYSIDKQNIPADVIQKAKENPELAKEMHKKQQEQNQEKDDDDKDKNLSIDKSISPGQSTTPNKQAEKAPGKVDAGVSANFKKIIKQENFNFNNLKLFGASIFSGAGGTIPDQNVMVSGDYVIGPSDSIVVYLWGRISATINMTVNPDGSVYSDRFGKIYVAGKKFKEVREIFEGIISGMEGVKGDVSIGKLRTKRVMVLGEVENPGFQTLSSLSTIATAISFAGGVNKNANIRNVKLKRNGKVIKEVDYYDLALYGKTFNDTYLQANDVIFVPDSNKQVFVAGEVNRDAIYELKKGETLGDVLKMAGGVKPTAFGSRIKVKRFVNNNTTKIIDVSLKNAENIKLKDGDQISVIPITTPEENVVYLKGNVYFPGSYAIGTDTNVSDIIGSKENLKPNTATSYAFIRRLHGVGKETKVISFKLEEALENPKSKENIDLKSGDEIYVLNIADITPKKVAEITGEVVKPGIYSIEDNVTLKDIINKAGGFNFQADRSLVEIIRKVEGKFITKFTNFKENKNFSVKPDDQIIVHSIYEKNPKKYVEITGEVKQPGSYLLTKNMTIEDLIIKAGGLTRMAYPKIASLQRFDKLLTVNLFSVINSDKSVALKDKDRVYIYNWENFEPLRTVQIVGGVNEPGKYQYSTDMMLKDLIFLAGNLTDKAYLKRAEIVRMKVVEGEVSHKIYNVNLSKIMMDNGSFRLEPYDTVKIRDIRDFNESKTVVIKGEVKFPGEYVIRDNEKLYDVIMRAGGVTQKAFMEGLVFKRDSVKEIQKENLLRLRDRLQSTLASVSSQEIASSLDKADIAAQKSLQSNLQRLINRLGNAEPEGRIVVDIDSVKDLKDSKYNVTLEDGDEIVVPQKPNTVNVVGEVYNPSSYIYTGENTTVKDYLDKSGGITDLSSEKNIYVVRADGSIVSNNYVQENYWWKNIYSVQVNVGDTIVVPRKLRFPSYMKNAKDITQILYQSAATLGITMAAF from the coding sequence ATGAAAAAGCTTATTCTTACTCTTATATGTTCTTTTGCATTTATATTTTTATTAAATGGTGTTTCTTACAGTATTGATAAGCAAAATATTCCGGCTGATGTGATACAGAAAGCCAAGGAGAATCCTGAGCTGGCAAAAGAAATGCATAAGAAACAGCAGGAACAAAATCAGGAAAAAGACGATGATGATAAAGATAAAAATTTAAGCATAGATAAATCTATTTCTCCAGGACAATCCACAACCCCTAACAAACAAGCGGAAAAAGCTCCGGGTAAAGTGGACGCCGGAGTTTCAGCAAATTTTAAAAAAATAATAAAACAAGAAAACTTTAATTTCAATAATCTGAAACTGTTCGGGGCTTCGATTTTTTCTGGAGCCGGAGGAACAATTCCTGACCAAAATGTTATGGTCAGTGGTGATTATGTTATAGGACCATCAGACTCAATAGTAGTTTATTTATGGGGTAGAATAAGCGCCACCATCAATATGACCGTAAATCCTGACGGTTCTGTCTACAGTGACAGGTTTGGTAAAATTTATGTGGCTGGTAAAAAATTTAAAGAAGTCAGAGAGATATTTGAAGGTATCATATCAGGTATGGAAGGTGTAAAAGGAGATGTTTCAATAGGTAAGCTGAGAACAAAAAGGGTAATGGTTCTTGGGGAGGTTGAAAATCCGGGTTTTCAAACGCTAAGCAGTTTATCCACTATTGCTACGGCAATTTCATTTGCAGGCGGTGTCAATAAAAATGCAAATATCAGAAATGTAAAATTAAAAAGAAATGGAAAAGTGATTAAAGAGGTAGATTACTACGACTTGGCTTTATATGGAAAAACATTTAATGACACATATTTGCAGGCAAATGATGTAATATTTGTTCCTGATAGTAACAAACAGGTGTTTGTTGCCGGCGAAGTAAACAGGGATGCCATTTACGAGCTTAAGAAAGGAGAAACGCTTGGTGATGTTCTGAAGATGGCTGGAGGTGTTAAACCTACGGCTTTCGGGAGCAGGATAAAGGTGAAGCGTTTTGTAAATAATAATACTACTAAAATAATTGATGTTTCTTTGAAAAATGCTGAAAATATTAAATTGAAAGATGGCGACCAGATTTCAGTAATTCCTATAACCACGCCTGAAGAAAATGTTGTTTATTTGAAAGGTAACGTTTATTTTCCTGGATCATATGCCATTGGTACAGATACAAATGTATCCGACATTATTGGATCGAAAGAGAATCTGAAGCCTAATACTGCTACCTCTTATGCATTTATCAGGCGCTTACATGGAGTTGGCAAGGAAACGAAGGTTATATCGTTTAAATTGGAAGAGGCTTTAGAAAATCCAAAAAGTAAAGAGAATATAGATTTAAAAAGCGGTGACGAAATATACGTACTGAACATAGCGGATATAACCCCTAAAAAGGTTGCGGAAATTACAGGCGAGGTAGTAAAACCTGGAATTTATTCAATTGAGGATAATGTCACTCTTAAAGATATTATAAATAAAGCAGGTGGATTTAATTTTCAGGCGGACAGAAGTCTTGTGGAGATTATAAGAAAAGTTGAAGGCAAGTTTATTACTAAGTTTACCAATTTTAAAGAAAATAAAAACTTTTCTGTTAAACCTGATGATCAAATTATTGTTCATTCAATCTATGAGAAGAACCCCAAAAAATATGTGGAAATTACAGGGGAAGTAAAGCAACCTGGCTCTTATCTTTTAACAAAGAATATGACAATTGAGGATTTGATAATAAAAGCAGGTGGTTTGACTCGAATGGCATATCCTAAGATTGCCAGTCTGCAGCGATTTGATAAACTGCTTACGGTAAATCTTTTTAGTGTTATTAATTCTGATAAATCTGTAGCTCTTAAGGATAAGGACAGGGTTTATATTTATAATTGGGAAAATTTTGAACCGCTGAGAACTGTTCAGATAGTAGGCGGTGTTAATGAGCCGGGTAAATATCAATATTCAACAGATATGATGCTTAAAGATTTGATATTTTTAGCGGGTAATTTAACAGACAAAGCTTATCTGAAACGGGCTGAAATTGTTAGAATGAAAGTTGTAGAAGGGGAAGTGTCTCATAAGATTTATAATGTGAATTTGAGTAAAATCATGATGGATAATGGGTCATTCAGGCTGGAACCTTATGATACTGTTAAAATAAGGGATATCAGAGATTTTAATGAAAGTAAGACTGTAGTTATTAAAGGAGAGGTAAAATTTCCGGGTGAATACGTTATAAGAGATAATGAAAAACTTTACGATGTGATAATGCGTGCCGGAGGTGTGACTCAAAAGGCATTTATGGAAGGCCTTGTTTTTAAAAGGGACTCGGTAAAAGAGATACAAAAAGAAAACCTCCTTCGTTTAAGGGACCGGTTGCAATCAACTCTGGCTTCTGTTTCAAGTCAGGAGATTGCCAGCTCTTTAGACAAAGCAGATATTGCTGCGCAGAAAAGTTTACAGAGTAATCTGCAGCGTCTTATAAACCGTCTTGGCAACGCGGAGCCGGAAGGAAGGATAGTCGTGGATATCGACTCGGTAAAAGATTTAAAAGATTCAAAGTACAATGTGACTCTTGAAGACGGGGATGAGATTGTAGTACCTCAAAAGCCGAATACTGTTAATGTTGTCGGTGAAGTTTATAATCCTTCCAGTTATATTTATACAGGTGAAAACACAACCGTTAAAGATTATCTGGATAAAAGCGGTGGCATTACAGATCTCTCCAGTGAGAAAAATATATATGTTGTAAGAGCGGACGGAAGTATAGTTTCCAACAATTATGTGCAGGAGAATTACTGGTGGAAAAATATATATTCTGTACAAGTTAATGTTGGAGACACAATTGTTGTTCCACGAAAACTCAGATTTCCGAGCTACATGAAGAATGCAAAAGATATAACCCAGATTCTGTATCAGTCTGCTGCTACCCTTGGTATTACTATGGCGGCGTTTTAG
- a CDS encoding Wzz/FepE/Etk N-terminal domain-containing protein, with protein MEENKNNMNQQEPYDEDEIDLVELFAVIWRHKFFIFIFVFLVSVGAVVYSLMQDNIYQSKAVLTPPMTEKSSGLSRLAGQMGPFSSMLPSSLSGGANIYNSMKNLLENQKFLTGIVKENKFYNNLFENFDELKKTEDFNKHKDFMYFKAFKNAISLSQDEESGFITLSVKHEDRFFTKKAVDVLLKNISSYMKKNELQNINLKIENYKNEIANASDIILKNKLSEFVASLIQSKIMAKAQTYYGFEIISEPYVPDELDKVGPNRKLICIVAFVTACILSVFMVFLYEFVKSNKDHFKETLKDKK; from the coding sequence ATGGAAGAAAATAAAAACAATATGAATCAACAGGAACCCTATGACGAAGATGAAATTGATTTGGTGGAGCTTTTTGCAGTAATATGGAGACATAAGTTTTTTATTTTTATTTTTGTATTTCTGGTGTCTGTAGGTGCAGTTGTTTACAGTCTTATGCAGGATAACATTTATCAGTCAAAGGCTGTTCTTACCCCACCCATGACGGAAAAAAGTTCGGGACTTTCAAGACTGGCCGGGCAGATGGGACCTTTCAGTTCAATGTTGCCTTCCTCTTTGAGCGGAGGGGCAAATATATATAACTCCATGAAAAATCTTCTCGAAAACCAGAAGTTTCTAACTGGTATTGTTAAAGAAAATAAATTCTATAATAATTTGTTTGAAAATTTCGATGAGCTCAAAAAAACTGAGGATTTTAACAAACATAAAGATTTTATGTATTTTAAGGCTTTTAAAAATGCAATTTCCTTAAGTCAGGATGAGGAATCCGGTTTCATCACATTATCCGTAAAACACGAAGACAGGTTTTTTACAAAAAAGGCGGTTGATGTTCTTCTAAAAAATATAAGCTCCTATATGAAAAAGAATGAATTGCAGAATATCAACTTAAAGATTGAAAACTATAAGAATGAAATCGCCAATGCTTCAGATATTATTTTGAAAAATAAACTGAGCGAGTTTGTTGCTTCTCTTATTCAATCAAAAATAATGGCCAAAGCGCAGACCTACTATGGCTTTGAAATTATCTCAGAGCCTTATGTTCCTGATGAACTTGACAAAGTTGGACCAAACAGGAAGCTGATATGTATAGTAGCATTTGTTACCGCATGCATCCTGTCCGTATTTATGGTTTTTCTTTATGAGTTCGTAAAATCCAACAAGGATCATTTTAAGGAAACATTGAAGGATAAAAAATGA
- a CDS encoding capsule assembly Wzi family protein, with protein sequence MRIFYSFLFVLIFVNAGFCLTKKTTDDIPASNEYLYRLSDRTMAISPSKFYSDTFKPVSYREAAVLFLQDKNYAELFGANDKIEIIANRVNNIYSFESDYNEFSNIVPLKFAKMSGFYSGEKDTRYYSSFGKKSEEKYYFDTSGYGFGYIGDVILGAYEIKFELNENEDVELSRFRVKKGFKHVGIEVMKDNIVVGPGYFGQLLVSDNIEPEISVLAKTEIPYNWGILGNFRWYLWNTWFDDDDRVSSDPKLLGMRLSLKPSKYFEIGATRISYYGGSGQPDYNSFKDYWKLFTAEDENTGNKWDTDQHFGLDLSIYVPYISKISPFDGMKLYAEAAWNDITAPWQEEDKGKTFALLGDSYVFGILLVRENMDIRLEGANIYRETYAHHNYPAGYTDNDYIIGHFIGRDAEMLGFELYYEFTEKLHGYFGDEHIERNLDTDDKQKENRAYVGGKYFFSNNLSLETKFTYINKNKINTFESPVNYQFEDKSEQNYYFNFELSYTF encoded by the coding sequence ATGAGAATTTTTTACAGTTTTCTTTTTGTTTTGATTTTTGTTAATGCTGGATTTTGTCTTACAAAAAAGACCACCGATGATATACCCGCTTCAAACGAATATTTGTACCGGTTGTCTGACAGAACAATGGCAATTTCTCCCAGTAAGTTTTATTCCGATACCTTCAAACCTGTTTCATACCGGGAAGCTGCTGTATTGTTTCTCCAGGATAAGAATTATGCTGAGCTTTTCGGAGCAAACGATAAAATTGAAATTATAGCAAACAGGGTAAATAACATTTATAGTTTCGAGAGTGATTACAATGAGTTCTCCAATATTGTTCCACTGAAATTTGCAAAAATGTCAGGTTTTTATTCAGGTGAAAAAGATACGCGCTATTATTCGTCTTTCGGCAAAAAATCGGAAGAAAAATATTATTTTGATACTTCCGGTTACGGCTTTGGTTATATCGGTGACGTAATTTTAGGAGCATATGAGATAAAGTTTGAACTTAACGAAAATGAAGATGTGGAGTTATCAAGATTCAGAGTTAAAAAAGGTTTTAAGCACGTGGGGATAGAGGTAATGAAGGACAATATAGTTGTCGGCCCGGGGTATTTCGGTCAGCTTTTGGTCAGTGACAATATTGAGCCGGAAATAAGTGTCCTTGCAAAAACTGAGATTCCTTACAACTGGGGTATTCTCGGCAATTTCCGCTGGTATTTGTGGAATACCTGGTTTGACGATGATGATCGTGTAAGCAGTGATCCAAAACTGTTGGGGATGAGGTTATCCCTGAAACCATCAAAGTACTTTGAAATAGGCGCCACTCGGATTAGTTACTACGGGGGCAGCGGACAGCCTGATTATAATAGTTTTAAAGATTACTGGAAACTTTTTACCGCTGAAGATGAAAATACCGGTAACAAATGGGATACTGACCAGCATTTCGGTCTGGATCTGAGCATATATGTGCCTTATATAAGCAAAATATCGCCTTTTGACGGGATGAAATTATATGCTGAGGCAGCATGGAATGATATTACGGCTCCATGGCAGGAAGAAGACAAAGGCAAGACGTTTGCTCTTTTGGGCGACTCATATGTTTTCGGGATACTTTTGGTGAGAGAAAATATGGATATTCGTTTAGAGGGTGCAAATATTTACAGGGAAACCTATGCTCATCACAACTATCCGGCGGGATACACAGACAATGATTATATAATTGGTCATTTTATTGGCAGAGATGCTGAAATGCTGGGTTTTGAGCTGTATTATGAATTTACGGAAAAATTACACGGATATTTTGGCGATGAGCATATAGAGAGGAATCTGGATACAGATGACAAACAAAAAGAAAACAGAGCTTATGTTGGCGGAAAATATTTCTTTAGTAATAATCTGTCACTTGAAACAAAATTCACTTATATCAATAAAAATAAAATTAATACCTTTGAATCGCCTGTAAATTATCAGTTTGAGGATAAATCAGAACAAAATTATTATTTTAATTTCGAACTTTCATACACCTTCTAA
- a CDS encoding MraY family glycosyltransferase, with amino-acid sequence MHSLPVPIYFLGFLRFNLPPAVIFMGDTGSLFLGFTISVLSLIISYKSGTVFSVLIPVMFISIPVLDTFLAIIRRLNRGEHPFSADKEHLHHRLLELHFTPKQTLLIFYFFSALLGAIAVIFNNKEVKYGLITAFILIYAFLIILKISRLFNLNQIVLKVNDKIRYIKQIATDNKADSKLIICLNYIISWITYVFLIVIAANKTSWNYAEVITILIFASVVSMSIWLSKILNIKNDFVNFLVFWFLYYINYFIVNNNLADDFFIVYCLLVLLLMLKVVLKKRLDFLLINPMEILAIYGLFMIGLMNDTTIVNNFIALSLTIIMYYPNKAILTSRYKYYRYHIAFLLIILISMPYGFYHSFYKEMNSSYKINYTKYISPISYKKTADEYIGEGKYKKARYVILEYHKKARLPIFQKLLFGKTNKIYANLIINELTMGNLSQSNKYLVEYLSMNPETVSELYNQIKPFFKKISQLQIEGSENIKVSGIPLNKIFTTYSDTIRQAGLKQIHKGYASQGKECLKVASLLNDFSSIE; translated from the coding sequence ATGCATAGTTTACCTGTCCCCATTTATTTCTTAGGTTTTCTCAGATTCAACCTTCCTCCGGCAGTAATTTTCATGGGGGATACCGGCAGCCTTTTTCTCGGCTTCACGATCTCAGTATTATCCTTAATCATATCTTATAAATCCGGCACAGTTTTTTCAGTGCTTATACCTGTAATGTTTATTTCCATCCCGGTTTTAGACACTTTTCTTGCAATAATAAGGCGCTTGAACAGAGGTGAACACCCGTTCTCAGCCGATAAAGAACATCTGCACCACAGGTTATTGGAGCTTCACTTCACGCCAAAGCAAACGCTTTTGATTTTTTATTTTTTTTCAGCCCTGCTTGGGGCTATAGCCGTTATATTTAACAATAAGGAAGTAAAATACGGATTAATAACTGCTTTTATATTGATTTATGCATTCTTAATCATATTAAAAATCAGCCGTTTGTTTAATCTTAATCAAATAGTCTTAAAGGTAAATGACAAGATAAGGTATATAAAACAAATAGCAACAGATAACAAAGCTGACAGTAAATTAATCATTTGCTTAAACTACATCATTTCATGGATAACATATGTTTTTTTGATAGTGATAGCTGCTAATAAAACCAGCTGGAACTATGCAGAAGTAATTACCATTCTGATTTTTGCCAGTGTTGTTTCAATGTCCATTTGGCTGTCCAAAATATTAAATATAAAGAATGATTTTGTTAATTTTTTGGTTTTTTGGTTCTTATACTATATCAATTATTTTATCGTTAACAATAATCTGGCTGACGATTTCTTCATTGTTTACTGTCTTCTGGTTCTTTTGCTGATGTTGAAGGTCGTTCTAAAAAAACGCCTGGACTTCCTCCTTATCAATCCCATGGAAATATTGGCAATCTACGGACTATTTATGATTGGTTTGATGAATGATACAACTATCGTCAATAATTTCATTGCACTATCTTTAACGATAATTATGTACTATCCCAACAAGGCTATACTTACCTCAAGATATAAATATTACAGATATCATATTGCTTTTTTGCTGATTATTCTAATCTCAATGCCTTACGGTTTTTATCATTCATTTTATAAAGAAATGAACAGCAGTTATAAAATAAACTACACGAAATACATATCCCCCATTTCCTATAAAAAAACGGCAGATGAATATATCGGGGAGGGCAAATATAAAAAAGCAAGGTATGTTATACTCGAATATCACAAAAAAGCCCGTTTGCCCATTTTCCAAAAGCTTTTATTCGGGAAGACAAATAAAATTTACGCAAATCTCATTATAAATGAACTGACTATGGGCAATCTTTCCCAGTCAAACAAGTATCTTGTGGAATATTTGAGCATGAATCCTGAGACAGTTTCTGAGCTATATAATCAAATAAAGCCCTTTTTTAAGAAGATATCCCAATTACAAATAGAAGGCTCTGAAAATATTAAAGTATCCGGTATACCCCTTAACAAAATTTTTACCACATATAGTGACACCATAAGACAAGCTGGTTTGAAACAAATTCACAAAGGCTACGCCAGTCAGGGGAAAGAATGCTTGAAAGTTGCCTCACTACTAAATGATTTTTCTTCAATCGAATAA
- a CDS encoding phage holin family protein, which yields MNRVHFIVYRIFVNVIGVGLAAILFKHIQIDTFLTLMISALLLTALNAFVKPALLLMTLPLQLVTFGLFYLVVNAIVLELTSFFISGFVVDGFWTAIGGSLIISIVNVLFDVFSTNSDMRYIYWTRRK from the coding sequence ATGAACAGAGTACATTTTATTGTTTACAGAATTTTTGTTAATGTAATAGGGGTGGGTCTGGCTGCTATACTTTTTAAGCATATACAGATAGACACCTTTCTTACGCTGATGATAAGTGCTCTTTTGCTGACGGCTCTTAATGCGTTTGTAAAGCCTGCGCTCCTGCTTATGACTTTGCCGCTACAGCTTGTAACGTTTGGACTGTTTTATCTGGTTGTTAATGCTATTGTTTTAGAGCTTACTTCGTTTTTTATAAGCGGCTTTGTAGTGGATGGTTTCTGGACTGCAATAGGTGGAAGTCTTATAATTTCTATTGTAAACGTTTTATTTGACGTTTTTTCCACAAATTCGGATATGAGGTATATCTATTGGACCCGAAGGAAGTAA
- a CDS encoding DUF1820 family protein — translation MRKIYKLQFYQDKDILTLYAGTVNPPSFLGLIEVSDIMFMGESDILVTPNEDKIRNEFKNVESTYLPVNSIVRIDYVNLEKETPVIRLHDKNK, via the coding sequence ATGAGAAAAATATACAAATTGCAGTTTTATCAGGACAAAGACATTCTTACGCTGTATGCCGGCACTGTGAATCCTCCATCTTTTTTAGGACTTATAGAAGTGAGCGACATTATGTTTATGGGGGAATCGGATATTCTTGTGACGCCCAATGAAGATAAAATAAGAAATGAGTTTAAGAATGTAGAGAGCACTTATCTGCCGGTTAATTCCATTGTCAGAATTGATTATGTGAATCTGGAAAAAGAGACACCTGTAATAAGACTGCACGATAAAAATAAATGA
- a CDS encoding LptF/LptG family permease — MNLLDKYVLKQVLPVFILGNIFFIFLLLLDKLVQLAELFFAKSVPAYLIIQTVIYYLPSFLAITIPTATLLSILIIFSRMSVDSELIVIRASGAGFRQIFKPVFLFGVFAAFLTLFMTGYLMPLGNKAAVGNLKQIAKSVSINDLKEKQLYKDIPGVLIYVKKIFDKNSFGQLIVVDKRQGYVITANKGNIITTDQSEIVFDFREGTLMKKSGEAYSKIGFNAFKVRIPIPVMEDFEIQGERFMFLSQLVKNFGEKIYKFEFSKRFAIPFAAFIMAALGLTFGSFFQRAGKSLGVFFSLVVVFLYNLILIFSENMIDVINPFLAAWIANIIFSIIAVIMIKKVFK, encoded by the coding sequence ATGAATCTTTTGGATAAATATGTATTAAAGCAGGTGCTGCCGGTTTTTATACTGGGGAATATCTTTTTTATTTTCCTGCTGCTTCTTGATAAACTGGTTCAGCTTGCCGAGCTTTTTTTTGCAAAGAGTGTTCCCGCTTACCTTATTATACAGACTGTGATTTATTATCTTCCCTCTTTTCTTGCCATAACGATACCTACTGCTACACTTTTGAGCATTCTTATCATTTTCTCCAGAATGTCTGTTGATTCGGAACTGATTGTGATCAGGGCAAGCGGTGCAGGGTTCAGACAAATTTTTAAGCCTGTTTTCCTTTTCGGTGTTTTTGCAGCCTTTTTAACGCTGTTTATGACGGGTTATTTAATGCCACTGGGAAATAAGGCAGCGGTTGGGAATTTGAAACAGATTGCCAAATCAGTGTCAATAAATGATCTCAAAGAGAAACAGCTTTATAAAGATATTCCCGGCGTATTGATTTATGTGAAGAAAATTTTTGACAAGAATTCGTTTGGTCAGTTGATAGTGGTTGATAAAAGGCAGGGCTATGTGATTACTGCCAATAAAGGGAATATTATTACAACTGATCAAAGTGAGATTGTTTTTGACTTCCGTGAAGGTACTTTGATGAAAAAATCGGGTGAGGCCTATTCAAAAATAGGGTTCAATGCTTTTAAGGTAAGGATACCTATACCCGTGATGGAAGATTTTGAAATACAGGGTGAGCGTTTCATGTTTTTATCCCAGTTGGTAAAAAACTTTGGTGAAAAAATATATAAATTTGAGTTTTCAAAACGTTTTGCCATTCCCTTTGCTGCTTTTATTATGGCCGCACTTGGTCTGACATTCGGCTCATTTTTTCAGAGGGCTGGTAAGTCCTTGGGAGTTTTTTTCTCGCTGGTGGTAGTATTTTTGTATAACCTTATTCTGATTTTTTCTGAAAATATGATAGATGTGATTAATCCTTTTCTTGCGGCATGGATTGCAAACATTATTTTTTCGATAATTGCTGTAATAATGATTAAAAAGGTTTTTAAATGA
- a CDS encoding LptF/LptG family permease: MIFNRYLIKMFFRKLIFVQAFILVIYTSFLVLQHTEYISEYNSSVFEILIFDLMKMPYSLYQTMPVAVIAATIFTVLAMIKNHEILAYVSLGGRIRNIAAVFFGAGLVVGIFLFFIGEYVNPKVEFARDKYEKEVIEGKEYNPRGELSDLWVKESDNRFINVSVVDPVDKILVNVVEYFYNSEGKIVKIVDFDRGVYNGSEWVLKDYKVYDTTNIPKMVDNVSSRVVKSEAYNNIVSIINTNPKLLTVDELDNLINLYRSKGLNADKYKLLFYNKFAHPLSIIILILLIVPLTISFSRQHSYITLAARAMFAGFGFWLAVASCESMGRAGIITPFLANFIPHIIFSLFIVFMLYKKEHGNN, from the coding sequence ATGATATTCAACAGATATCTTATAAAAATGTTTTTCAGAAAACTTATTTTTGTTCAGGCGTTTATTCTTGTAATTTACACATCTTTTTTAGTATTGCAGCATACAGAATATATCAGTGAATATAATAGCAGTGTCTTTGAAATACTCATTTTTGATCTTATGAAAATGCCTTACTCCCTATATCAGACTATGCCGGTTGCCGTTATTGCTGCGACTATATTTACTGTCCTTGCCATGATAAAAAATCATGAGATTTTGGCTTATGTGAGTCTGGGCGGCAGAATTAGGAATATAGCGGCTGTTTTTTTCGGGGCAGGTTTGGTTGTGGGGATTTTTTTATTTTTTATCGGTGAATATGTGAATCCAAAAGTCGAATTTGCCAGGGATAAATACGAAAAAGAAGTTATTGAAGGCAAAGAGTACAATCCAAGAGGAGAGCTTTCCGATTTGTGGGTAAAGGAGTCGGATAATCGCTTTATCAACGTTTCTGTTGTGGATCCTGTCGATAAAATACTGGTGAATGTTGTGGAATACTTCTATAACTCTGAAGGTAAAATTGTTAAAATTGTAGATTTTGATCGTGGTGTTTATAACGGTTCTGAATGGGTTTTAAAGGATTATAAGGTTTACGATACAACAAATATTCCAAAAATGGTGGATAATGTTTCCTCAAGGGTTGTTAAAAGTGAGGCTTATAATAATATCGTTTCTATTATTAATACGAATCCGAAACTTCTTACAGTGGATGAGCTGGACAATCTTATCAACCTTTACCGGTCAAAAGGGCTGAATGCTGATAAATATAAACTTCTTTTCTATAATAAATTTGCTCATCCCTTAAGTATTATTATCCTTATCCTTTTAATTGTTCCGCTAACGATAAGCTTTTCAAGACAACACTCCTATATTACGCTGGCTGCAAGGGCGATGTTTGCAGGTTTCGGGTTCTGGCTTGCGGTGGCCTCATGTGAATCCATGGGCAGAGCGGGTATTATAACACCCTTTTTGGCTAATTTTATCCCTCATATTATCTTTTCCCTGTTTATTGTTTTCATGCTTTATAAAAAAGAGCATGGGAATAATTAA
- the leuB gene encoding 3-isopropylmalate dehydrogenase yields MHKIAVLPGDGIGPEVMEQAVRVLDSIAEKYSQTFEYSFSEVGGIAIDKFSTPLPEKTLKICEDSDAILFGSVGGPKWENLPPEKQPERGALLPLRKHFKLFANLRPIKVFKPLSQACSLKEEFFEEGIDIAIFRELTGGIYFGEPKYVSEDGTHAVDTMKYSKDEVIRIAKLAFEAARIRGKKVMSVDKANVLMSSVLWRKVVTKLRDEQYPDIELSHMYVDNAAMQLVRNPSQFDVILTGNMFGDILSDEAAMLTGSLGMLPSASLNEEGFGLYEPIGGTAPDIAGQNIANPTAQILSAALMLRYSFGMDEAATDIECAIEKTLAEGYRTGDIFYGKDSEKRVSTTEFADAILEKL; encoded by the coding sequence ATGCATAAAATAGCGGTATTGCCTGGAGACGGTATTGGACCGGAAGTTATGGAGCAGGCAGTTAGAGTTTTGGATAGTATAGCAGAAAAATATTCACAAACATTTGAGTACAGCTTCTCTGAGGTCGGCGGTATTGCAATAGACAAATTTTCCACCCCTTTACCTGAGAAGACATTAAAGATTTGTGAGGATTCCGATGCAATACTTTTCGGGTCTGTGGGGGGCCCGAAATGGGAAAATCTTCCTCCTGAAAAGCAGCCGGAAAGGGGAGCTCTTCTGCCTTTGAGAAAGCATTTTAAGCTTTTTGCCAACCTGAGGCCTATTAAGGTGTTTAAACCCCTGAGCCAGGCATGCTCCCTTAAAGAGGAGTTTTTTGAAGAGGGTATTGATATCGCAATTTTCAGAGAATTGACAGGCGGCATATATTTCGGCGAGCCTAAGTATGTATCGGAAGACGGTACTCATGCTGTGGATACAATGAAATATTCGAAAGATGAAGTAATACGTATAGCAAAACTTGCTTTCGAAGCTGCAAGAATAAGAGGGAAAAAGGTTATGAGTGTTGATAAAGCTAATGTCCTCATGAGCAGTGTTTTGTGGAGAAAAGTCGTTACTAAACTGAGGGATGAACAGTATCCTGATATAGAACTCAGCCATATGTATGTTGATAATGCAGCAATGCAGCTTGTCAGAAATCCTTCTCAGTTTGATGTAATCCTTACCGGGAATATGTTTGGTGATATTCTAAGTGATGAGGCAGCGATGCTAACCGGTTCCTTGGGCATGCTTCCTTCGGCATCCCTTAATGAAGAGGGGTTCGGACTTTATGAGCCTATTGGCGGGACTGCTCCGGACATTGCAGGGCAGAATATTGCCAATCCCACAGCGCAAATTCTCTCTGCTGCTTTGATGCTCAGATATTCGTTTGGAATGGATGAGGCAGCTACGGATATTGAGTGCGCAATAGAGAAAACGCTTGCCGAAGGTTATAGAACGGGGGATATTTTTTACGGCAAGGATTCTGAAAAGAGGGTATCAACTACAGAGTTTGCCGATGCTATACTTGAAAAGCTTTGA